One segment of Cyprinus carpio isolate SPL01 chromosome A17, ASM1834038v1, whole genome shotgun sequence DNA contains the following:
- the LOC109108050 gene encoding carbohydrate sulfotransferase 15-like, whose amino-acid sequence MDHRHGFLNGLDEKLEYSKNKLEFLHPSNRWTSVLTVKENNRAQHQTWSLWTLGSVRKIKILSFLFGLTVTVLIMASYILTRDQKGLYLTASPYHLTVESHPAQLPLNLSFTTDYTVVREVVRSIVAKVDFSHRKVPDLREVREKEPDIFSAIPRKYLPHLKNPCWYEEFSGNITADPYGKNMYVLYSKRFQAIYDYLRRAFPAHLHQHASRLYRLRCLPFFYIIGQPKCGTTDLYDRLRQHPEVHFATMKEPHWWTRKRFGIIKLSNGFHNPYPLNDYLDLFDQAANQIQDHLTSNSSKSHKNVNIIIGEASASTMWDNNAWVHFYDNGMDVEPPFLIQDFIHAVQPDARFIVMLRDPVERLYSDYLYFGMANKSVEDFHERVSESLHLFEGCLAERSIRSCIYNTTLNNLMPVRLQVGLYVIYLLDWLSVFSREQILILRLEDHAANRKITMRRVFEFLQLGPLTLQKEADITKSPASNTRRPANRNLGPMLPITKEILQIFYEPFNQRLAQVLRDPAFLWT is encoded by the exons ATGGACCACAGGCATGGGTTTCTCAATGGCCTGGATGAAAAACTGGAGTACTCCAAAAACAAGCTGGAGTTTTTACACCCTAGCAACAGGTGGACGAGTGTACTGACTGTGAAAGAGAACAACAGAGCACAACATCAAACATGGAGCCTGTGGACACTGGGGTCTGTACGGAAAATCAAAATCTTAAGCTTCCTCTTCGGACTTACGGTCACCGTTCTCATCATGGCGTCCTACATCTTGACGAGGGACCAGAAAGGGCTCTATTTAACAGCATCACCGTATCACCTTACTGTAGAGTCTCATCCGGCACAGCTGCCCCTTAATCTGTCCTTCACTACAGACTACACAGTTGTAAGAGAGGTGGTGAGGAGTATTGTGGCCAAAGTGGATTTCAGTCATAGAAAAGTGCCTGACCTGAgagaagtgagagagaaagagccagAC ATATTCTCTGCAATTCCTCGCAAATATCTTCCCCATCTCAAGAACCCCTGTTGGTATGAAGAATTCTCTGGGAATATCACAGCTGATCCATATGGGAAAAACATGTATGTTCTTTATTCAAAGCGCTTCCAAGCAATATACGACTACCTGCGCAGAGCGTTTCCGGCTCACCTTCATCAGCATGCAAGTAGACTGTATCGCCTGCGCTGTCTGCCCTTCTTTTACATCATTGGCCAGCCCAAGTGTGGCACCACAGATCTCTACGACCGGTTACGGCAGCATCCGGAGGTCCATTTCGCCACTATGAAGGAACCACACTGGTGGACACGAAAGAGATTTG GTATTATCAAGCTGAGTAATGGTTTTCATAACCCCTATCCACTGAATGACTACCTGGACCTTTTTGAccaagcagccaatcagattcaagatCATTTGACAAGCAACTCCTCCAAAAGCCACAAAAATGTCAACATCATAAtcg GTGAGGCGAGTGCATCCACAATGTGGGACAATAATGCTTGGGTCCATTTCTATGACAACGGAATGGACGTGGAACCTCCTTTTCTGATCCAAGACTTCATTCATGCTGTCCAACCAGATGCCAGATTCATTGTGATGCTCAGAGACCCAGTAGAGAG GCTTTACTCAGACTATCTGTACTTTGGCATGGCTAATAAATCTGTGGAGGATTTTCATGAGCGAGTATCAGAGTCATTGCACCTGTTTGAGGGCTGCTTAGCTGAGAGGTCCATCCGTTCCTGCATTTACAATACCACCCTCAACAACCTGATGCCT GTGAGGCTTCAGGTGGGTCTATATGTCATATACCTACTGGACTGGCTGAGTGTTTTCAGTAGAGAGCAGATACTCATCCTACGACTCGAGGATCATGCTGCCAACCGGAAAATCACTATGCGAAGAGTCTTTGAATTCCTGCAGTTGG GACCTCTTACTCTGCAGAAGGAAGCAGACATCACAAAGAGCCCTGCCTCCAACACCAGACGACCAGCCAATCGAAATCTTGGCCCAATGCTGCCCATAACCAAGGAGATCCTGCAGATTTTCTATGAGCCTTTTAACCAGCGCCTGGCCCAAGTGCTAAGGGACCCTGCCTTTTTGTGGACGTAG